One stretch of Thermus thermamylovorans DNA includes these proteins:
- a CDS encoding histidine phosphatase family protein, with protein sequence MELWLVRHGETLWNREGRLLGWTDLPLTPLGEAQARALKGNLPPLPAYSSDLKRALQTALLAGFQPVPTQALREIHFGVLEGALWEGLEPQHKEALLRFQGFHPPEGESLEGFQGRVLRFLEGLTGPALLFTHGGVIRAALRALGEDGLVAPGSGVVVDWPRRVLDRVAPSP encoded by the coding sequence ATGGAGCTCTGGCTGGTGCGCCACGGGGAGACCCTCTGGAACCGGGAGGGGAGGCTTCTGGGCTGGACGGACCTCCCCCTCACCCCCCTGGGGGAGGCCCAGGCCCGGGCCCTCAAGGGCAACCTCCCCCCTCTACCCGCCTACAGTTCCGATCTGAAGCGGGCCCTGCAAACCGCGCTTCTGGCGGGCTTCCAGCCCGTACCCACCCAAGCCCTGAGGGAAATCCACTTCGGGGTTTTGGAGGGTGCCCTTTGGGAAGGGCTTGAACCCCAGCACAAGGAAGCCCTCCTCCGCTTCCAAGGCTTCCATCCCCCAGAAGGGGAGAGCCTCGAGGGTTTCCAGGGAAGGGTCTTGCGCTTCCTGGAAGGCCTCACAGGCCCGGCCCTCCTCTTCACCCACGGCGGCGTCATCCGGGCCGCCCTAAGGGCCCTGGGGGAGGACGGCCTCGTGGCCCCGGGAAGCGGGGTGGTGGTGGACTGGCCGAGGCGGGTTCTGGACCGGGTGGCCCCAAGCCCGTGA
- the cbiB gene encoding adenosylcobinamide-phosphate synthase CbiB: MSLLLALLLDGLLGEPPARFHPVVLMGRYLSWAWPRVRGFGSGALYWALGAFLFALPALLLDLLLRPLAWGWVALGLLLKPLFSLRMLLEEVAAVERALGEDLEAARRRLSRIVSRPTEGLSPEEVREAALESLAENLSDSLLAPLLYYALFGLAGAALYRYANTADAMWGYPEHGARGAFAARADDLLNLLPARLTGLLLCPVGLWPRLLREARKTPSPNAGYPMAALALRLGVRLRKRGAYALNPRFPSPTGEALRRGLWAAGGVGYGLGLLLGVLTALAGRG; encoded by the coding sequence GTGAGCCTCCTCCTGGCCCTCCTCCTGGACGGCCTCCTGGGGGAGCCCCCGGCCCGGTTCCACCCCGTGGTCCTCATGGGGCGGTACCTCTCCTGGGCCTGGCCCCGGGTGCGGGGGTTCGGGTCCGGGGCCCTCTACTGGGCCCTGGGGGCCTTCCTCTTCGCCTTGCCCGCCCTCCTCCTGGACCTCCTCCTCAGGCCCCTGGCCTGGGGCTGGGTGGCTTTGGGCCTCCTCCTCAAGCCCCTCTTCAGCCTGCGGATGCTCCTGGAGGAGGTGGCCGCGGTGGAGAGGGCCCTGGGGGAGGACCTCGAGGCCGCCCGGAGGCGGCTTTCCCGCATCGTGAGCCGCCCCACGGAGGGCCTCTCCCCCGAGGAGGTGCGGGAGGCGGCCCTGGAAAGCCTTGCGGAAAACCTCTCGGATAGCCTCCTCGCCCCCCTCCTCTACTACGCCCTCTTCGGCCTGGCGGGGGCCGCCCTCTACCGCTACGCCAACACCGCGGACGCCATGTGGGGCTACCCGGAGCACGGGGCCCGGGGGGCCTTCGCCGCCCGGGCGGACGACCTCCTGAACCTCCTCCCCGCCAGGCTTACGGGCCTCCTCCTCTGCCCCGTGGGGCTTTGGCCCCGCCTCCTGCGGGAGGCCCGCAAGACCCCCTCCCCCAACGCCGGCTACCCCATGGCCGCCCTGGCCCTGAGGCTCGGGGTGCGCCTGCGCAAGCGGGGAGCCTACGCCCTGAACCCCCGCTTTCCCTCCCCCACGGGGGAGGCGCTGCGGCGGGGCCTGTGGGCCGCGGGAGGGGTGGGGTACGGCCTCGGCCTGCTCCTGGGCGTCCTCACGGCCCTGGCGGGGCGGGGGTAG
- a CDS encoding pyridoxal phosphate-dependent aminotransferase, protein MEDVIDDVLKPIHGGPDGGPEPLYDFSTNANALGPNPVILEYLRRADPSRYPDPLYRGLRRALAEAHGVPEAQVAVGTGTSELIHRLARWGYLRGPLLLLPPTFSEYARAARALDLPLWEARSPEEFLRLLPRSSLAFLCVPNNPTGEVYPFLQEAAERAGGALVLDLAYYELLEAPLPLPPRAWRLYSPNKAHGLTGVRAGYLLAPLDLDRFQNLAPSWPVSVYGEALLLGHLDPGARAWLERARGELHRLRRELARGLRGLGLEVRESPANFLLVRVGRATEVARALRARGIRVRDATSFGLPEWLRLSAQREEAQEALLEALAELVPGRATR, encoded by the coding sequence ATGGAGGATGTGATCGACGACGTGCTCAAGCCCATCCACGGGGGGCCGGATGGGGGCCCCGAACCCCTTTACGACTTCTCCACCAACGCCAACGCCCTGGGGCCCAACCCGGTGATCCTGGAATACCTGCGCCGGGCCGACCCCAGCCGCTACCCCGACCCCCTGTACCGCGGGCTCCGCCGGGCCCTGGCCGAGGCCCACGGGGTGCCGGAGGCCCAGGTGGCCGTGGGCACGGGGACCAGCGAGCTCATCCACCGCCTGGCCCGCTGGGGCTACCTGCGGGGCCCCCTCCTCCTCCTTCCCCCCACCTTCAGCGAGTACGCCCGGGCGGCCAGGGCCCTGGACCTGCCCCTCTGGGAGGCCCGAAGCCCCGAGGAGTTCCTGAGGCTCCTGCCCCGGAGTTCCCTGGCCTTTCTCTGCGTGCCCAACAACCCCACGGGGGAGGTCTACCCCTTCTTGCAGGAGGCGGCGGAACGGGCCGGGGGGGCCTTGGTCCTGGACCTGGCCTACTACGAGCTCCTGGAGGCCCCCCTTCCCCTGCCCCCGAGGGCCTGGCGGCTCTATAGCCCCAACAAGGCCCACGGCCTCACCGGGGTGCGGGCGGGCTACCTTCTCGCCCCCCTGGACCTGGATCGCTTCCAGAACCTGGCCCCCTCCTGGCCGGTCTCCGTCTACGGGGAGGCCCTCCTCCTGGGCCACCTGGACCCCGGGGCCCGGGCCTGGTTGGAGAGGGCGCGGGGGGAGCTCCACCGCCTCCGCCGGGAGCTGGCCCGGGGGCTGCGGGGGCTGGGCCTCGAGGTGCGGGAAAGCCCGGCCAACTTCCTCCTGGTGCGGGTGGGCAGGGCCACGGAGGTGGCCCGGGCCCTGCGGGCGCGGGGCATCCGGGTGCGGGACGCCACCAGCTTCGGCCTGCCCGAGTGGCTAAGGCTTTCCGCCCAGCGGGAAGAGGCCCAGGAGGCCCTCCTGGAGGCCCTGGCGGAGCTGGTCCCGGGGAGGGCCACCCGCTAG